The DNA sequence CCGAAATTTAAAACCGGACATCCCTGTGCGATTTCGGCTGCTTCCTCATAATCTTTGGCTTTGATTATAATTAACCCTCCAATTGATTCTTTGATTTCTACAAAGGGACCATCGGTGATTCCTTTATTAGAAGAAACCAATTTACCTTGTCCGTCCCAACGTTGTAAGGGTCTTGCTAATTTGTCTTGTGCTGCAAGGCTGCCAAACCAATTTTGCCATTGTTGTAAATGTTGTTGCAATTCTTCGGGTGAAGGCTGTGTCTCTTTGGTTATAAAATCTCTTCTGAAAATCA is a window from the Flavobacterium cupriresistens genome containing:
- a CDS encoding YciI family protein, with the translated sequence MNEFLLIFRRDFITKETQPSPEELQQHLQQWQNWFGSLAAQDKLARPLQRWDGQGKLVSSNKGITDGPFVEIKESIGGLIIIKAKDYEEAAEIAQGCPVLNFGGNVEIRMGV